In one window of Temnothorax longispinosus isolate EJ_2023e chromosome 11, Tlon_JGU_v1, whole genome shotgun sequence DNA:
- the LOC139822452 gene encoding dynein axonemal assembly factor 4: MAIVIKDYQWRQTEKRIIIHVPLKGRPKNVDLFVMDNYVKISFPPFILELFLWENVLEEESECTLTDTEAVFSLQKVSMAIEWPSLEVENISKSQKCHTRNRILEKAQSVLENRAKLKKEKLQHLQKEAVKIQVNLDTDTLNKIEALRNCHRKAAMQDFEEWRSNAEMPILQDISGKVQENRKAYRPPLKWFKDDLDIIQSREIDKKEGKEESIVIEELKEDLIVKENTNKHLVTEKNLKEKLVNEKKLKEDLDIKENLESVSTIKEHLNTESIGQTMLKEDTSLNENTGKEADVKIKETTKNLNNKKSNINFEECFSCSEDSESDDEITSSKSSTNSLVKEMDKKSLQKFYRKMKKQRPDQDLIDRILKDRYPKINQIFDEPTKAIPLPRKSGTINVTFSERAFPTPARESAFVEEQEWLSKQAEARRKTGFVVENLRPEEQDPQWLKDKGDDFFKAGNYLAAISAYTHGIKISDKMAALYVNRSAAHYALGNYYRCIDDCSKVLELMEPKCESNKVSRARCHARRGAALCKLSAPQHGIPELEAALKLDPDNKSIKHDLYAARQYFNMKE, from the exons ATGGCGATAGTTATTAAAGATTATCAATGGCGACAGACggagaaaagaataataattcacGTCCCTCTAAAAGGTCGCCCTAAAAATGTGGATTTATTCGTTATGGACAACTACGTAAAg ATTAGCTTTCCACCCTttattttggaattatttctgTGGGAAAACGTACTTGAAGAGGAGAGTGAATGTACTTTGACGGATACCGAAGCTGTCTTCTCTTTACAAAAAGTTAGCATGGCTATCGAATGGCCGAGTCTCGAGGTGGAAAACATTAGCAAGAGTCAAAAATGTCATACTAGAAACCGCATTTTAGAAAAAGCACAAAGTGTTTTGGAAAATCGTGCAAAACTTAAAAAGG AGAAACTTCAACATCTGCAAAAAGAAGCAGTAAAAATACAGGTCAATTTGGATACTGATACGCTGAACAAAATAGAGGCCTTGAGAAACTGTCATCGGAAAGCTGCGATGCAGGATTTCGAAGAATGGCGATCAAATGCAGAAATGCCGATTCTCCAGGATATTTCCGGCAAAGTGCAAGAGAATAGGAAGGCATATAG GCCTCCACTTAAATGGTTCAAGGATGATCTTGATATCATACAATCTCGGGAAATTGACAAGAAAGAAGGGAAAGAAGAATCAATAGTTATAGAAGAATTAAAGGAAGATCtaattgttaaagaaaatacgAATAAACACTTAGTTACcgaaaaaaatctgaaagaaaaattagttaatgaaaaaaaattgaaagaagatttagatattaaagaaaaccTAGAAAGTGTATCAACAATTAAAGAACATCTGAATACAGAATCAATCGGTCAAACAATGTTAAAGGAAGATACATCTCTCAACGAAAATACCGGAAAAGAAGCGGATGTAAAGATAAAGGAGACAACGAAAAATCTGAACAacaaaaaatctaatattaattttgaagaatGCTTCAGTTGTTCCGAGGATTCCGAATCAGATGACGAGATTACGTCTTCTAAGTCTTCAACAAATTCTTTAGTTAAGGAAATGGATAAGAAATCTCTGCAAAAGTTCTATAGAAAAATGAAGAAGCAAAGACCAGACCAGGATTTGATTGATAGGATACTGAAGGATCGATATCccaaaataaatcaaatattcgATGAACCCACAAAAGCAATTCCACTTCCTAGAAAAAGTGGAACGATCAATGTTACCTTCTCCGAACGGGCTTTTCCTACGCCGGCTAGAGAGAGCGCCTTCGTGGAAGAACAGGAA tggcTTTCCAAGCAAGCAGAAGCTAGAAGGAAAACGGGATTTGTTGTCGAGAATCTCCGTCCTGAAGAACAGGATCCGCAATGGCTGAAAGACAAGGGCGA TGATTTCTTCAAAGCCGGGAATTATTTAGCTGCCATCAGTGCATATACACATGGTATCAAAATCAGCGATAAAATGGCAGCACTTTATGTGAACAGATCTGCCGCACATTACGCCCTTGGAAATTATTATAGGTGTATTGATGATTGTTCTAAg GTACTGGAGCTAATGGAACCAAAGTGCGAAAGCAACAAAGTATCGCGAGCGAGGTGTCATGCTCGTCGTGGTGCTGCGCTTTGTAAATTATCCGCGCCGCAGCATGGCATCCCCGAACTGGAAGCTGCCCTAAAGCTAGATCCAGATAACAAGAGCATTAAACACGATCTCTATGCCGCtagacaatattttaatatgaaagaATGA
- the LOC139822454 gene encoding uncharacterized protein has product MKKVLLLIICIQFALTVVGRHHRDSDFLSHVQLVHQFQCSLPQPRAIAVEDLLTMGLGPDEAFYPASTVLTRCTGSGCCPDPKQICAPIETRNVSLVFMVRHRIDQQRDRHHEVIHAVEHTKCACMDKILPMKNSRF; this is encoded by the exons ATGAAGAAAGTGTTATTGTTGATAATCTGCATTCAATTTGCATTAACTGTTGTTGGCAGGCATCACAG GGACAGTGATTTTTTGAGCCACGTACAGCTGGTGCATCAATTTCAATGTTCGTTGCCCCAACCAAGGGCAATCGCAGTAGAAGATCTCTTGACCATGGGTCTTGGGCCTGACGAAGCTTTTTATCCTGCATCCACAGTTCTGACACGCTGCACTGGATCGGGATGCTGTCCTGATCCCAAACAGATTTGCGCTCCGATCGAGACCAGGAACGTCAGCCTCGTTTTCATGGTCAGACATCGCATTGATCAACAACGAGACCGTCACCATGAAGTTATCCATGCTGTGGAGCATACCAAGTGCGCCTGCATGGATAAAATTCTGCCCATGAAGAACTCCAGAttttaa
- the LOC139822453 gene encoding uncharacterized protein, which translates to MKGRPRESLLRLLILILTAVDQTMVTAHHDGHHHRASGRIHLPRAMEATKKFLCREPQSRAYNLRDLVHNMQPSESVNRPVYIVVKKCDSHTGCCVSPDLSCAPVRSSIYHEDMEVEVWSLLTNSTKKVWIRIEQHGRCSCEISSAGERLIEDTQPPNIQIL; encoded by the coding sequence ATGAAAGGCAGACCGAGGGAGTCGCTTTTAAGGCTCTTAATTCTAATCCTAACGGCAGTGGATCAGACAATGGTTACGGCTCATCACGACGGTCATCATCATCGGGCCTCGGGGAGGATTCATCTGCCGCGCGCGATGGAGGCCACTAAGAAGTTCCTCTGCAGAGAACCCCAATCGAGGGCCTACAATCTGAGAGACCTGGTGCACAACATGCAGCCGAGTGAGAGCGTGAATCGGCCGGTGTACATCGTGGTGAAGAAATGCGACAGTCACACGGGCTGTTGCGTCAGTCCCGATCTCAGCTGCGCGCCGGTGCGGTCGTCGATCTATCACGAGGATATGGAGGTCGAGGTCTGGAGTCTGCTGACAAACAGCACGAAGAAAGTGTGGATTAGGATCGAGCAGCACGGCAGATGCAGCTGCGAGATCAGTAGCGCTGGTGAGAGACTTATAGAGGACACTCAGCCACCTAATATACAGATCCTTTGA